The following coding sequences lie in one Micromonospora sp. R77 genomic window:
- a CDS encoding Ms5788A family Cys-rich leader peptide — translation MGTLLTKRRAVDLCRVATCLCRPVI, via the coding sequence ATGGGGACGCTCCTCACCAAACGGCGCGCGGTCGACCTGTGCCGCGTGGCCACCTGCCTGTGTCGCCCCGTCATCTGA
- a CDS encoding response regulator transcription factor, with amino-acid sequence MEILLLVSARAGEPSAVLPALDLLPHSVRTAPRDVRTLVSGPSPDAVLVDARSELSEARATCRMLHATGLGVPLVAVVTEAGLIALNADWGVDDVILAGAGPAEVEARLRLAVGRLSNATAGAGGSIRAGELTIDPDTYAAKLKGRPLDLTYKEFELLKFLAQHPGRVFTRDQLLREVWGYDYFGGTRTVDVHVRRLRAKLGSEYESMIGTVRQVGYKFVVPPSRSLPESEHAPLPV; translated from the coding sequence GTGGAGATCCTGCTGCTGGTGAGCGCACGCGCAGGCGAACCTTCGGCGGTGCTGCCGGCACTCGACCTGCTACCGCACTCGGTCCGTACCGCACCGCGTGACGTCCGCACCCTGGTGTCCGGTCCGAGCCCGGACGCGGTGCTGGTGGACGCCCGCTCCGAGCTGAGCGAGGCACGGGCCACCTGCCGGATGTTGCACGCCACCGGGCTCGGCGTGCCGCTGGTCGCGGTGGTCACCGAGGCCGGCCTGATCGCGCTCAATGCCGACTGGGGCGTGGACGACGTGATCCTGGCCGGGGCCGGCCCGGCCGAGGTGGAGGCACGGCTGCGGCTCGCGGTGGGCCGGTTGAGCAACGCGACCGCCGGGGCCGGCGGCTCGATCCGGGCCGGCGAGCTGACCATCGACCCGGACACCTACGCGGCGAAGCTGAAGGGTCGCCCGCTCGACCTCACCTACAAGGAGTTCGAGCTGCTGAAGTTCCTGGCCCAGCACCCGGGTCGGGTGTTCACCCGGGACCAGCTGCTCCGCGAGGTCTGGGGCTACGACTACTTCGGCGGCACCCGCACGGTGGACGTGCACGTCCGGCGACTGCGGGCCAAGCTCGGCTCCGAGTACGAGTCGATGATCGGCACGGTGCGCCAGGTCGGTTACAAGTTCGTCGTCCCGCCGTCGCGTTCGCTGCCGGAGTCGGAGCACGCCCCGCTCCCGGTCTGA
- a CDS encoding sulfurtransferase: protein MSRDTALVSAEWAEKNIDAPGVVFVEVDEDTSAYDTGHIAGAIKLDWRTDLQDPIRRDFVNKSQFEALLSERGIANDDTVILYGGNNNWFAAYAYWYFKLYGHGDVKLLDGGRKKWELDARPLVTDKVSRPATQYVAQEPDTSIRAFRDEVVDAIGTKNLVDVRSPDEYAGRLLAPAHLPQEQAQRAGHVPTAISVPWSKAANEDGTFKSDDELRKIYAAAGLDDGKETIAYCRIGERSSHTWFVLQELLGHRNVKNYDGSWTEYGSLVGVPVALGDEPGEA from the coding sequence ATGAGTCGCGACACCGCACTCGTCTCGGCCGAGTGGGCCGAGAAGAACATCGACGCCCCGGGCGTCGTCTTCGTCGAGGTCGACGAGGACACCTCGGCCTACGACACCGGCCACATCGCCGGCGCGATCAAGCTGGACTGGCGGACCGACCTCCAGGACCCGATCCGCCGGGACTTCGTCAACAAGTCCCAGTTCGAGGCGCTGCTCTCCGAGCGTGGCATTGCGAACGACGACACCGTGATCCTCTACGGCGGCAACAACAACTGGTTCGCCGCGTACGCGTACTGGTACTTCAAGCTCTACGGCCACGGCGATGTCAAGCTCCTCGACGGTGGCCGCAAGAAGTGGGAGCTGGACGCCCGCCCGCTGGTCACCGACAAGGTCTCCCGGCCGGCCACCCAGTACGTGGCGCAGGAGCCGGACACCTCGATCCGGGCCTTCCGCGACGAGGTCGTGGACGCGATCGGCACCAAGAACCTGGTCGACGTGCGCAGCCCCGACGAGTACGCCGGCCGGCTGCTCGCCCCGGCCCACCTGCCGCAGGAGCAGGCGCAGCGCGCCGGCCACGTGCCCACCGCGATCAGCGTCCCGTGGTCGAAGGCGGCCAACGAGGACGGCACCTTCAAGTCCGACGACGAGCTGCGCAAGATCTACGCCGCAGCCGGTCTGGACGACGGCAAGGAGACCATCGCGTACTGCCGGATCGGCGAGCGCTCCTCGCACACCTGGTTCGTGCTCCAGGAGCTGCTCGGCCACCGGAACGTGAAGAACTACGACGGATCCTGGACCGAGTACGGCTCGCTGGTCGGCGTGCCGGTCGCGCTCGGCGACGAGCCCGGGGAGGCCTGA
- a CDS encoding DUF2993 domain-containing protein → MAEAYPAYEERPRRRGRKALVTLVVLLLVLAGLLVVADRVAAGMAERAIADQVKQELAKQDARSSAPKVQVDGVPFLTQVLAGKYQHISIVLTDVQGPVQGEAVSVPRLDVDARNVKASLDTLRSGQGDVVAERVDGVGTITYDSLAKLLDRPGLTLGERGGKLVVTAPVDVLGVKLTVNGIAEVTVNNGKVALRFNDLTAEGLPNLPLARQVLTNYAKGISIDVPLPELPFQLNVRKVEPRPEGLTVTADARDVPINSVR, encoded by the coding sequence GTGGCAGAGGCCTACCCGGCGTACGAGGAACGTCCCCGGCGACGCGGACGGAAGGCGCTGGTCACCCTCGTCGTCCTGCTCCTGGTCCTGGCCGGCCTGCTGGTCGTCGCCGACCGGGTGGCCGCCGGGATGGCCGAGCGGGCCATCGCCGACCAGGTGAAGCAGGAGCTCGCCAAGCAGGACGCCCGGTCCTCGGCGCCGAAGGTGCAGGTGGACGGCGTCCCCTTCCTCACCCAGGTGCTCGCCGGGAAATACCAGCACATCTCCATCGTGCTGACCGACGTGCAGGGCCCGGTGCAGGGCGAGGCGGTCAGCGTGCCCCGGCTCGACGTCGACGCCCGTAACGTGAAGGCGTCGCTGGACACCCTCCGCTCGGGCCAGGGCGACGTGGTCGCCGAGCGGGTGGACGGCGTCGGCACCATCACCTACGACAGCCTGGCCAAGCTGCTGGACCGGCCCGGACTGACCCTCGGCGAGCGGGGCGGCAAGCTGGTCGTCACCGCGCCGGTGGACGTGCTGGGCGTGAAGCTCACGGTCAACGGCATCGCCGAGGTGACCGTCAACAACGGCAAGGTGGCGTTGCGCTTCAACGACCTGACCGCCGAGGGGTTGCCCAACCTGCCGCTGGCCCGTCAGGTGCTGACCAACTACGCCAAGGGCATCTCGATCGACGTACCCCTGCCGGAGCTGCCGTTCCAGCTCAACGTCCGCAAGGTGGAGCCGAGGCCCGAGGGGCTCACCGTGACCGCCGACGCGCGGGACGTACCCATCAACTCGGTGCGCTGA
- a CDS encoding polysaccharide deacetylase family protein encodes MGATTFRAAGALTLAVAALLGSAYALGRSMVPEQPPRTTASTVHADGPRYADQPPDDSPTPHTDAPASPVPASPVPDQRPAGDGDGPYGAWMHTGTDRVALTFDDGPDPQYTPQVLDLLRSYGVKATFCVVGENAQNHPDLIEAIVAEGHTLCNHSWNHDTTLGKRSPESIRADLLRTNDAIRAAVPDARITWFRQPGGEWTYPVASICAELGMTPLHWAVDPADWQAPGAEKVTSAVLSDTGPGSIVLMHDAGGDRRGTVEALHRILPELVGRYQLEALPTNPT; translated from the coding sequence ATGGGGGCGACGACATTCCGCGCGGCCGGTGCCCTGACCCTGGCGGTGGCCGCCCTGCTCGGGTCCGCGTACGCCCTCGGCCGGAGCATGGTCCCCGAGCAGCCACCCCGCACCACCGCCTCGACGGTGCACGCCGACGGCCCGCGCTACGCCGACCAGCCACCGGACGACTCCCCCACGCCGCACACCGATGCGCCGGCCTCTCCCGTGCCGGCCTCGCCCGTGCCCGACCAGCGGCCGGCCGGCGACGGCGACGGCCCGTACGGCGCCTGGATGCACACCGGCACGGACCGGGTGGCGCTCACCTTCGACGACGGGCCGGACCCGCAGTACACGCCGCAGGTGCTCGACCTGCTCCGCAGCTACGGCGTCAAGGCGACCTTCTGCGTGGTGGGCGAGAACGCACAGAACCACCCCGATCTGATCGAGGCGATCGTGGCCGAGGGGCACACCCTCTGCAACCACTCCTGGAACCACGACACCACCCTCGGCAAACGCTCGCCGGAGTCGATCCGGGCCGACCTGCTCCGGACCAACGACGCCATCCGGGCAGCCGTCCCGGACGCCCGGATCACCTGGTTCCGGCAGCCCGGCGGCGAATGGACGTATCCCGTGGCGTCGATCTGCGCCGAGCTGGGGATGACGCCGCTGCACTGGGCGGTGGACCCGGCGGACTGGCAGGCGCCCGGGGCCGAGAAGGTCACCTCGGCGGTGCTGAGCGACACCGGCCCGGGCTCCATCGTGCTGATGCACGACGCCGGCGGGGACCGGCGGGGCACCGTCGAGGCGCTGCACCGGATCCTGCCGGAGCTGGTCGGCCGGTACCAGCTGGAGGCACTCCCCACGAACCCCACGTGA